The region ACCACCCACCGGGAAGGTCTGACCCGGCTGGCCGAACTGCTGCTGGAACGGGAGGTGATCTTTACGGACGACCTGGTGAAAATTTTCGGCAAACGCAAGAAAGACATTCAGAAGGAGGCCGAAGAGGCCGCCGCCCGGGCCGAAGAGGAGAAGAATAAATCGGGACAGGAAACCGCTTCGTCCGAAACCGGAACGGCAAAGACACCGGCCCCGACAGCGCCGCAACCCGCCGCAGAAACGGAAACGTCCGCCGCCCGGGGAGATTCGCCGGAGAAGGACGGAACGCACGCATCTTCCGCCCGGAGCAGAACGACGCCCCCACCGCCTCCCGTCCCGAAAAAACCTGAGGTAAAAGAGAACGAACTCTTCCCCGATGAATCCGACGGCCAATAACATTCTGATCCGCACGCTGAGCGGCCTCGTACTGCTGGCGGTGGTACTGGGAACGGTACTCCTTTCGGTGTGGAGTTTCGGGATTCTGCTGGCCGTCATCGGAGGCGGGTCGATATGGGAATTCTACCGTATCGCCGCCGCGACGGGACTGGCCCCGCAGCGGGGATTCGGCACGGCGCTGGGTATCGCGCTGATCGCGGGAGGCCTCACGGTGGCGGCGGGCGTGTGCCCCCCCGCCGTACTGGCGGCGTTCATTCCGCTGACGGCCGCCGTCTTCATCGCGGAACTCTACCGTAAAAAGGAAAATCCGTTGGGCAATATTGCCGTCACGCTCGCGGGCGTGCTCTATGCGACGCTGCCGCTCGCCCTGCTCCCCTTCGTGGGCATCCGGGAGGCCGGGGACGAAATCCTCTACCGCCCGTGGGTGATTCTCAGCTACATCTTCATCGTATGGAGCAACGACATCGGGGCTTTCCTCACGGGAAGCGCCCTGGGACGTCACCGGCTCTTCGAAAGGATTTCCCCGAAAAAGTCATGGGAGGGATTCGCCGGAGGGATCGTCGCCGCGGTCGGCGTGGCCATACTGGCCGGCCGGATGCAGGGGGGCGATCCGTTGCTGTGGGGCGCGCTGGGTGCGGTGGTAGCCGTGAGCGGTGTGTGGGGCGACCTGGTGGAGTCGATGTTCAAACGCTCGGTCGGGATCAAGGATTCGGGCCGCATGATGCCGGGCCACGGCGGATTTCTCGACCGTTTCGACGCCATGCTGATCTCCGCCCCCTTTGTTTTCGTTTATTTTATTATCTTTACCCTGTAAATCCGTTTCTGCTGACCTATGAGAATCAATAAAGAGGGATACACGATCATCGCCGTAACGGCCGGCATCGCCGTGGCGGTATCCCTGCTCGCCATACTGTTGCTGCCGCTGTGGCTGGGATGGACCCTCTGCGGCGCCATGCTGCTCGTGCTTCTGTTCGTGGCGGCCTTCTTCCGCGAACCGGAACGGGCCGTGGTCCGGGAGGAGGGCGTGGTCTTCGCCCCGGCCGACGGGACCGTGGTGGTCATCGAACAGGTGGCCGAGAACGAATTCCTCGCCGAGGACCGGATTCAGGTCTCGGTCTTCATGTCGCTGTCGAACGTCCATATCAACTGGTTCCCCGTGGGAGGCAGGGTGGTCTATTTCCGCCACCACCACGGGAAGTATATGGTGGCATGGCACCCGAAGTCGTCCGAGGACAACGAACGCACCACCACCGTGGTCGACACGGGACGGCATACGATCCTCTTCCGCCAGATCGCGGGCCTCATCGCCCGGAGGATCGTCTCCTACGCGGAGGAGGGAAAGAGCGTGGGACAGAACGACAAGTGCGGCTTCATCAAATTCGGTTCGCGCGTGGACCTGATGCTGCCCGTGGGATCGGAAATTCTGGTCTCGATCGGCGACAAGGTGACGGGCAGCCAGACCCCGATCGCCCGGCTGCCGCAATAACAGGATATTGCCCGCCCGGCAGGGAGAGAGCCGGAAACGTACCGCAAAAGAGAGGAGCATGACCAAACTGTCGAAATACATCATCGGGATCGCCGCCACGGCGGTCATCCTCTTTCTGGTGTGGTATTTCAGCAATATCGTGGCCTACATCCTGGTCTCGGCCGTGCTGGCCATCATCGGCAAGCCGCTGGTGACGCTGCTCTCCCGGCTGAAAATCCGCCGCAGGCACATGCCCAAATGGCTGGCCGCCCTGCTGACGCTGGCCTTCATCTGGGCCGTCATGGTGACTTTCTTCACGCTTTTCATCCCGCTGGTGTTCGACAAGCTCAACGAGTTCTCCTCGCTGGAGATCCACCAGCTCATCGACTCGTTCCGCGAACCGCTCGCTTCGCTGCAGGAACTGATCGTCGGCCTTTTCGGGGAACAGGCGCAGAACTTCTCCCTGACCGACTCGCTCACCCGGCAGATCGCCCCCTATTTCAACATCAACGTCATCAACGATATTCTCGCCTCGATCGTCTCCATCATCGGGAACACGGTGGTGGCGCTCTTTTCCATCTCGTTCATCACCTTTTTCTTCCTGAAGGAGGACCACCTCTTCTTCGACATGGTGGTGGCCGTCTTCCCGAAAAAATACGAGGAGAATATCTCCCGGGCCCTGAACTCGATCACCGTGCTGCTGATCCGCTACTTCACGGGCATCGTCTCCGAGTCGATCATCATGATGCTGGCCATCTCGATCGTGCTCATACTATTCGGACTGCCGGCCGGCACCGCATTCTTCATCGGGCTCATCATGGGCATCCTGAACGTCATCCCCTATATCGGCCCCCTGATCGGCGGCGGTCTCAGCCTGCTGATCGGACTGATAAGTCCCGTGGCAGGCATTTCCCACACGGGCATGCTGTTCATCATCGGCGGTACGATCCTCGTATGCAAGGGATTCGACGACTTCGTGCTGCAACCCACCCTCTACTCCAACCGGGTCAAGGCGCATCCGCTCGAGATTTTCCTCGTGATCCTGATCGCAGGCAGCGTGGCGGGCGTTCTGGGCATGCTGCTGGCCATCCCCGCCTACAACGTGATCCGCGTATTCGCCAAGGAGTTCTTCAACAACTTCCGGCTGGTGCAGAAACTGACCGAAAAGATCTGATAGGCTGCGTCCGCGGAGCGCTCCGGGCAGACGGCATCCCGACAGGCGGCCGGACGCCGTCCCGGTCCGTGTCCGCTCAGTATTTCCCTTTCCAGAGATTCCTGATCCGCTCGGCGATCGTACGCTCGTGTGTATTGTCGCCCGGCATGTAGAACCTTCTGCCGGACATTCCCTCGGGCATGAACTCCTGGTCGGCGAAATTTCCCTCGTAATCGTGGGCGTACTTGTAATCGGCTCCATAACCGAGGTTCTTCATCAACTTGGTGGGAGCGTTGCGGATGTGGAGCGGGACGGGACGGTTCGTGGTATCCCGGTTCACGAAATCGAGCGCCGCCCCGATGGCCGCATAGGCCGAATTGCTCTTGGGACTGGTCGCCAGATAGATCGTCGCCTCCGAAAGGGGAATACGTGCCTCGGGCATCCCGATCTTGTGCACCGTATCGAAACAGGCGTTGGCCAGCAGCAGAGCGTTGGGGTTGGCCAGCCCGATGTCCTCGGCCGCCAGGATCACCAGCCGGCGGGCGATGAACTTCGGGTCTTCGCCCCCGGCCAGCATCCGGGCCAGGTAGTAGACCGCCGCATTGGGATCGCTCCCGCGCACCGACTTGATGAAGGCCGAGATCACGTCGTAGTGCTGCTCGCCGTTCTTGTCGTAGAGGGCTATATTCTGCTGGAGACACTCGGTGACGTTCCGGTCGTTGATGACCACGTCGCCCTCCGTGGCACCGGTGAGAATGTCGAGGATATTGAGCAGCTTGCGGGCATCGCCTCCGGCGAAGGTGAAGAGGGCGGCCGTCTCCTCGACCCGGATATTGCGCTGCTTGAGCTCCGTGTCCTGGTGCAGGGCGCGGTCGAGCAGGATACGCAGGTCGGCATCCTCCTGCGCCTTCAGGACATAGACCTGGCAGCGGGAGAGGAGCGGGGAGATCACCTCGAAGGAGGGGTTCTCGGTCGTGGCCCCGATCAGCGTCACCACGCCCTGTTCGACGGCCCCCAGCAGGGAATCCTGCTGCGACTTGTTGAACCGGTGTATCTCGTCGATGAACAGGAACGGCGGCGCCGCATTGAAAAAGCGCTGTTTCCGGGCCTGTTCGATCACCTCGCGCACCTCCTTGACACCCGAAGTGACGGCCGAAAGCGTATAGAAAGGACGGTCCAGCGTACCGGCCACCAGCTTCGCCAGCGTGGTCTTCCCCACTCCGGGAGGCCCCCAGAGAATGAAGGAGGGGACGTTGCCCGTCTCCAGAAAACGGCGGAACACGCCGTCCGGACCGACCAGATGGCTCTGGCCGATATACTCTTCGAGGGTGCGGGGACGCAGGCGTTCCGCCAGCGGAATGTGATTTTGCATACCGGAAAAACGTTTGGCGGGATAAAGATAGTATTTTAATCGCTATCTTTGTCCTGCATGAAAAAGATCGGACTCATATCGGACACCCATGGCTGTTTCGACGGCAAACTGCGCGGGTTCCTCGCCGAAACGGACGAAATCTGGCACGCCGGCGACATCGGCACCATCGAACTCTCGGACGAGATCGCCGCCTTCAAGCCACTGCGGGCCGTACGAGGGAATGCCGACGGAGGGACGGTGCGCATCGCATGGCCGGAATTCGACCTGTTCGACTGCGAGGGGTTCCGGGTGCTGATGACCCACATCGGCGGCTACCCCGGCCGCTACGACAGGCGGGCGTGGGCCCGTATCGCGGCCGACCGTCCCTCGATCTTCGTCGCCGGGCACTCCCACATTCTGAAGGTTCAATTCGACAAAAAAAACGATCTGCTCTACCTCAATCCCGGCGCGGCAGGATGCTATGGCTTCCACCACGTTAGAACGGCCCTGCGTTTCGAAATCGACGGTACGGACATCCGGAACCTCGAGGTGGGCGAATGGCCCCGATAAAATATCGGACCCGCATATTCCGTTCTTCTATCGGAGAAAAACGAAACGAATATGCAAATCAGACATTCGAAAGCACTGGAACAACTACTGGCGCAGAGCCTCGCCGAGGCCCGGAGAATGGGTCTGGAACAGATATGCCCGGACAGGATTTTCCTGGGAATGGCGGGCGAACGGAACTGTCATGCCTTCCACATCCTGCAGAAACTGCTCAAGGAGTGGGAACTGCACCAGGTCAAGACGCGCGTGGAGCGCGACCTGGCAAAAACGGTTCTGAAAAGCAGGAAGAAAAACGACGAAACGACATCCGCCGCAGCGCTCTGCGAACGGATGGAGACAGTCTACAACCGTCTCACCCCGCACGCGGGCGTACTGAACACGGGACACCTGCTGGTGGCCCTGCTCGAAGACCGCAGCCTGCCCTCGACCCGGGCGCTGGAGTCATACCACGTCTCGCCGGAGGCGGTGACCGAATACCTCGTACAGCTTCCGGCCGAGGAGGATTTCTACGAAGACCTCCGGGCGCTGGAACGGATGAGCAACACGCAGATCGAAATCCGGAATTTCGAAGGCATCCATCCCCCGGGGGAGGAGGACGGTTACTACGAATCGGAAAGCACCGGGACCTCTCCCCGCAAGAGCGGCCGGCGGAGTTCCCGTACCGATTCCGTACTGGAGAAGCATGCCACGAACCTGACGCGGGCTGCGGCCGACGGGGAGATCGACCCCGTGGTGGGACGCGAACAGGAGATCGAACGGCTGATCCAGATACTCGGGCGCCGCAAGAAAAACAATCCGATCCTGATCGGCGAAGCCGGCGTGGGCAAGAGCGCCATCGTAGAAGGGCTGGCCCTGCGCATCGCCCGCCGCGAGGTGCCTCACTCGCTGCGGGGCAAGACGCTCTATTCGCTGGACGTCACCTCGCTGGTGGCCGGGACCAAATACCGGGGACAGTTCGAGGAGCGCATCCAGGCCCTGCTGTCGGAGTTGACGCAGAACCGGGACATCATCCTGTTCATCGACGAGATACACACGATCGTGGGGGCCGGCAGCACGCAGGGCAGCCTCGACACGGCCAACATCCTCAAGCCGGCGCTGGCCCGCGGCGAACTGCAATGCATCGGGGCCACCACGCTGGACGAATACCGCGAGAGCATCGAGAGCGACAGCGCACTGGAACGCCGTTTCCAGAAGATTCTGGTCGAACCGACCACGAAGGCACAGACGCTGGAGATACTCCGCAACATCAAGCCCCACTACGAAAAACACCACTACGTACACTACACGGAGGAGGCGCTGCGGGCCTGCGTGGAGCTGACCGAACGGTACATCACCGACCGCCAGTTCCCCGACAAGGCGATCGACGTACTGGACGAAGCGGGTTCGAAGGCCCACATCTTCCAGGTGAAGGAGCCCGCCCTGCTGGGCGAGCTCGAAAGCCGGATCGAAGAGGCCGGACGGCGGAAAAGGGAGGCCATCGAGCGTCAGGAGTACGAGCAGGCCGCCGAAATCCGCATCCGGGAAGTGGCCCTGAAAAACCGGCTGACCGAAAGCCGGGCCGGCTGGCAGCGCGAACTGGCCATGAACCCGGTAGTGGTGCGCGGTGAACACATCGAACAGGTTATCACCTCGATGACGGGCATTCCCGTAGAAAAGGTGTCGCAGGGGGAACAGGCCCGCCTGCGCGACATGGAGCGTCACCTCGGCAACATCGTGATCGGACAGGAGAGCGCCGTGGAGAAGGTGACCCGGTCGATCCTGCGGAGCAGGTCGGGACTGAAAGACCCCGACAAGCCGATCGGAGTGTTCATGTTCGTCGGTCCCACGGGCGTAGGGAAGACCCATCTGGCCAAGGAACTCTCCCGCTGGCTGTTCGACCGGAAGGAGGCGCTGGTGCGGGTGGACATGAGCGAATACTCGGAGAAGCACAACGTCAGCCGGCTGATCGGCTCGCCCCCGGGATACGTGGGCTACAACGAAGGGGGACAGCTGACCGAGAGCGTCCGCCGGCAGCCTTACGCCGTGGTGCTGTTCGACGAGATCGAAAAGGCCCATCCGGATGTCTTCAACATCATGCTCCAGATTTTCGACGACGGACAGCTGACCGACGGTCTGGGACGCAAGGTCGATTTCCGCAACACGATCATCATCATGACCTCTAACGTGGGTTCGCGGGCCGTGACCCGGAGCAGCAACGTGGTCGGGTACAACACGGGCAACAAATGCACGATCGAACTGACCAACCGCGAGGCAGGCTACCGCAAGGCGCTGGAGGAGACCTTCGCTCCGGAGTTCATCAACCGGATCGACGACATCGTCATCTTCAACACGCTCTCGCAGGAGGATGTCGGCCGGATCGTCGACCTGGAGCTGGCCGAACTGAACGACCGGGTGACAGCCCTCGGCTACCGGCTCGAAATCACACCGGAGGCCAAGGCGCGGCTGGCGGAGATGGGCTACCAGGCCCGCTACGGAGTGCGTTCGCTCAAGCGCACGATCCTCGAACAGGTGGAGGAGCCTCTCGCGCAGAAGATCGTGGACGGCGAGATAGGCCGGGGCGACGTGATCGAAATCGGATGCGCCGACAGCGCCATCGAACTGCTGAAAAAAGCCGTATGACGCGACGCACGGCAAGGTAAAACCCTGCCTGACAATAAATGAGTGACCGACGGGAGCCCTCTTCTACTCAGGGGCTCCCGTTTTTTTACGGCCGGCATTTCGCATTGCGGGAGGAAACCGTTATCTTTGCGCTCCCTTTCCACACGAACCGAAACGCGAACGTATGCCGAACTTTTTCGACCGATACAGGGACCAGTACCGCAGGAACCTCGCGCTGGCCATCCCCGTCGTGCTCTCGCAGGCGGGACAGGTGGTCGTGCAGCTGGTGGACAACGCCATGGTGGGGCGCCTGGGAGCCCTGCCGCTGGCTGCCGTATCGTTCGGTGGCTCGGTATTCTTCATGCTGATGATCGTGGGCGTGGGAATTTCGCTCGGGCTGACGCCGCTGGTGGGCGTCTCCTTCTCCCAGCGCGACCACCGCAGTTCGGCCGTCTACCTCCAGAACGCCGTGCTTCTCTACGGCATACTGAGCCTCGTGCTGTTCGGGCTCTCGCAGGCGATCGTCCCCTTCATGCACCGCATGGGCCAGCCGCCCGAAGTGGTGGAGATGGCGATCCCCTATTTCAACTATATCGCCTGGAGCCTCATCCCGCTGCTGCTTTTCCTCGCCTTCAAACAGTTCCTGGAAGGAGTGGGCAACACCCGGGTGGCGATGACGATCATCATTTCGTCGAACCTGGTGAACATCGTGTTCAACTACCTGTTCATCTACGGCAAGTTCGGCTTTCCCGAAATGGGAGCTGCCGGGGCCGGGCTCGCCACGCTGATCTCCCGCATCATCACACCCGTCTGGGTGATCCTCTACTTCCGGAGGAAGGCTTCGTTCAACCGGTACTTCACCTTTTTCCGATGGGGAAACTTCGCGTGGAAACGGATCAGGGCGCTGCTCACCATGGGCATCCCGATCTCCATGCAGATGTTCATGGAGGGATCGGCCTTCGTGCTCACGGGCATCATGATGGGATGGATCGGCACCTACCAGATCGCCGGCCACCAGATCACGACCGTCATCTCGAACCTCGCGTTCATGATCGTGCTGGGAATCGGCGCCGCCACCACGATCCGGGTCAGCCACGAATACGGGCAGGGAAACCCCGTTGCACTGAAACTCGCCGCCACCGCGTCGTACCACATAGGTCTGGCATGGAACGTATTCACCGCACTGGTGTTCATCCTGCTGCGCAACTACATTCCGCTCCTGTTCACCTCCGACCCGGAAGTGGTGAAGGTGGCCTCCACGCTGCTGCTTTTCGCGGCGATGTTCCAGATATCGGACGGGCTGCAGGTGATCTCGATCGGCATTCTCCGTGGGTTGCAGGACGTGAAGATCACCACCGTGATCGCCTTTTTCTCCTATATCGTGATCAACCTGCCGGCCGGATACTTTTTCGCCTTCGTGCTGGGACTGGGCGCCCCCGGCCTCTGGATGGGACTGATTCTCGGACTGTCGGTCGCCGCCGTGCTGCTGATCCAGCGTTTCCGCAGGCAGTATGCCCGGCTCGTGGCCCGCACTCCGGCGGAGGGTGCGAGGAAATAACAAAAATATCCTTATATTTGTAGATTGAAGACTTTCTGCACGCCCGGCGCGGCAGGGGCATAACATACATACACCGATAACCGATGGACTGCAAAGATCATAAAGAGGGCTGCTCGCTCGACATGGGACGCGGCTGCGAATTCTGCCGCAGGGAGGGCGAAACCACGGCCCGCGCCTGCGAAGGATGCTACAAACTCCACTCTACCGACTGGCTGGAGGGCTATCCCGACAACTTTCCGGACGACATTTTCGAAGTCCGTTTCAAAAATACGCGCCGCAGCTACTACCGCAACGTCAACAATCTGCCGCTCAAGCGGGGCGACATCGTGGCGGTGGAGGCCTCTCCCGGCCACGACATCGGCATCGTCTCGCTCACGGGCGACATGGTGGCCAAGCAGATGAAGCGGGTGGGGTTCAATCCGCAGAACGGAGAATTCAAGAAGATATACCGGAAAGCCAAGCCCTACGACATCGAAAAATGGCAGGAGGCGATCGCGCTGGAGCACGGGACGATGATCCGTTCGCGGCAGATCGCGGCCGACATGGGGCTGAACATGAAGATCGGCGACGTGGAGTACCAGGGCGACAAGATCAAGGCCATCTTCTATTACATCGCCGACGAACGGGTCGATTTCCGCGAACTGATCAAGGTCTTCGCCGAGCACTTCCGCATCCGGGTGGAGATGAAGCAGATCGGAGCCCGGCAGGAAGCGGGGAGGATCGGGGGACTGGGTTCGTGCGGACGGCAGTTGTGCTGTGCCTCGTGGATCTCGAGTTTCGTCTCGGTCACGACCAATTCGGCCCGGCACCAGGAGATTTCGCTCAATCCGCAGAAACTGGCCGGCCAGTGCGGCAAGCTCAAATGCTGTCTGATCTACGAACTGGACACCTACATGGACGCCCGCCGGGAGATTCCCAGGATCAACCAGCCGTTGCAGACGCTCGAAGGGGAGTATTATCTGGTCAAGACCGACATTCTCGGCCGCACGATGAGTTTCAGCACCAGTCCCAATTCGATGGTCGGGGTGGTGACGTTGCCCGTGGCCCGCGTCCGTGAAATCCTGGAGATCAACAAGCGGGGCAAGAAGGCCGACCGGCTGATCGACATCGACCTGACCGCCGCCGCAGAGGAGGAGCCCGATTTCGTGAACGTGATCGGAGAGGAGAGCATCACCCGTTTCGACAACAAGAAACGCGAAGGACGGGGCAGGAACCGGGGACGGGGACGCGACCGCGGACGGGGAGGCAACGGACAGAACGACAACCGGCAGAGCGCACAGGGACAGGGCGGCGAGGCAGGGCCGAAACCCGACAACGGGAATCAGCCGCGCGGCGGAAACGGCAAGGGCGGCGACCGCAACCGGAACAACCGGACGGGCGGCAACAACCGCCAGGCTGCCGGAAACGGGCAGCCCAACGACTCCGCGGCCTCCGCACAGGGAACCCCGTCCGGAAACGGCACGGGCGGCGACCGCCGTCCGCGACCCAAACGCCACAAGAAGCCCGGGAACCGCGGCGGGAACAATCCGGGAGGGAACCAGACGGCAGGAGGCGGTCCTCTGGCATAACCGTCCATGAAACATCCGTCAGGAAGATATATGCGAGTGCTTCTCGGCATCGGCTGTGCGGTGCTGTTATGGGGGTGTATGGCAGACCACAGGGTATTCATGGCCGACGTGAACCCCTTGGGCTGGAAGACCGGCGACGCCGTCACCGCAGAATTTCCCAACGGAGACACCGTTTCGTTCTGCAACCTGTACGTAGTCGTCCGCTACGACGAACGTGCCGCCGGACGGGAGGTGCCGCTGACCGTCGAGACCCTGGCACCCGATTCGCTCGCCGTCGGGGAGACGATCACGGTGCGGATTCCCCGCAGAACATTCGACCGGGCCATCGAACGGAACTCCGTCTTTTTCGAACGGGAGGAACCCTACCGGCTACGCGCCCGGCTGCAGCGGCAGGGGGTGTACCGGTTCCGTTTCACTCCGGTCGGGACAACGCCCGTGGAGGGAATCGCAGCGATCGGCATCCGGGCCGTCCCGGACGGCGGGCGATGATCCCGCTCCTCCTTTACCGACAAACCGAAAACCATTACGACCACACGATAGATTCATGGGAAAAGACAAACTCAGACGTTTCGAAGAGAACCTCACGTTCCGCAATCTGGTACAACCCGCCTTCGAAGAGGTTTTCCGCACGGACCACCGGTTGAAAGGACGGTGGCGGCAGGACTTTTTCGGCAACGACCGCCCGATCGTACTCGAACTGGGGTGCGGACGGGGAGAATATACGGTCGCCCTGGGGAGGATGTTCCCCGAAACCAACTTCATCGGGGTGGACATCAAGGGGGCGCGCATGTGGCGGGGCGCCAAGACCGCCACGGAAGAGGGACTGGACAACGTGGCTTTCCTGCGCACACGGATCGAGTTCATCACCTCCCTGTTCGGACCCCGGGAGGTGAACGGCATCTGGATCACGTTTCCCGATCCGCAACTCAAAAAGAACCGGATCAAGAAACGGCTGACAGCCCCCGCTTTCCTGGGCTACTATGCCGCCTTTCTGGCTCCCGGAGCACCGGTCCATCTGAAGACGGACAGCCAGCACCTGCACCGCTACACGAAAGCCGTGATCGACCGCAACGGTCTGACAACGGAAGCGGCCTGCGACGACATTTACGGCACGGGCTACGCGGACGACATACTTTCGATCCGGACGGCCTACGAAACCCAATTCCTGAAACAGGGGCTTCCGATCACCTACCTGCGGTTCCGTCTGGACGGACGCAAAGAGTTCGAGGCTCCCGTATTCGAACCCGACGAAGAGCTCTCGTAGCGGTGCAAAACACGAAAAAAAACGAAATTTTGAGTTTTTCGCGCGAAGCATTTGGTATAAACAAATAATTGGCTTATATTTGCACACCGAAAACGGGAAAAAGCACTCTTCAGGAAGGACGAAGGGCGTTTCCCGGGAAACGGAAACATTCCTCAATAGCTCAGTTGGTTAGAGCATCTGACTGTTAATCAGAGGGTCCCAGGTTCAAGTCCTGGTTGAGGAGCCAAAGCGGACAAATCGTAAAAAATGCGGTTTGTCCGTTTTCTTTTTACTTGCCGTCGCCTCTTTACAAGAATCTAAAACGAAACTTCGAAAGGTTCGATGTCGTCCGATTTTTTCCATAGCGGATTTCCTGCGGAAACAACCGGATTCTGCACGTTCCGTCGTTCATTTCCGACATTTGGCAAATCGCACGATTTCAATAGATCAGAACGTATAACCCGATGCGTCGTCCGCACCACGGACGGGATTCGGCACCCTCTTTTTCATAATACAGCCGTCTCCCGTTTTTCGGCCGATTCGCAAAATATGCTTACATTTGCGACAGAACCTCACGGAAGGTACGAAAAGACAAAAACCCTGAATATTCACCCTAAACCCATTACCATGAAAAATTTCCGGACACTCCTGCCGGCTCTGTTGCTGGGATGCGGCTTCGCCAACGGGAGCACCGCCCAGCCGTCGGCCGACATCTACCGCGACGGATGGATAGATTTCAACAAAAACGGACGGAAGGACATCTACGAAGACCCCGCGCGTCCCGTATCGGAACGTGTCGAAGACCTCCTTTCGCAAATGACCCTCGAAGAGAAAAGCTGCCAGCTGGCCACACTTTACGGTTTCGGCCGCGTGCTGAAAGACTCGCTGCCCACCCCGCGGTGGAAAAACGAAGTGTGGAAAGACGGCATCGCCAATATCGACGAGATGCTGAACGGCGTGGGGTCCGGGCTCCGGCGCGCCCCGGAG is a window of Gallalistipes aquisgranensis DNA encoding:
- a CDS encoding phosphatidate cytidylyltransferase, giving the protein MNPTANNILIRTLSGLVLLAVVLGTVLLSVWSFGILLAVIGGGSIWEFYRIAAATGLAPQRGFGTALGIALIAGGLTVAAGVCPPAVLAAFIPLTAAVFIAELYRKKENPLGNIAVTLAGVLYATLPLALLPFVGIREAGDEILYRPWVILSYIFIVWSNDIGAFLTGSALGRHRLFERISPKKSWEGFAGGIVAAVGVAILAGRMQGGDPLLWGALGAVVAVSGVWGDLVESMFKRSVGIKDSGRMMPGHGGFLDRFDAMLISAPFVFVYFIIFTL
- a CDS encoding phosphatidylserine decarboxylase family protein, whose translation is MRINKEGYTIIAVTAGIAVAVSLLAILLLPLWLGWTLCGAMLLVLLFVAAFFREPERAVVREEGVVFAPADGTVVVIEQVAENEFLAEDRIQVSVFMSLSNVHINWFPVGGRVVYFRHHHGKYMVAWHPKSSEDNERTTTVVDTGRHTILFRQIAGLIARRIVSYAEEGKSVGQNDKCGFIKFGSRVDLMLPVGSEILVSIGDKVTGSQTPIARLPQ
- a CDS encoding AI-2E family transporter, producing the protein MTKLSKYIIGIAATAVILFLVWYFSNIVAYILVSAVLAIIGKPLVTLLSRLKIRRRHMPKWLAALLTLAFIWAVMVTFFTLFIPLVFDKLNEFSSLEIHQLIDSFREPLASLQELIVGLFGEQAQNFSLTDSLTRQIAPYFNINVINDILASIVSIIGNTVVALFSISFITFFFLKEDHLFFDMVVAVFPKKYEENISRALNSITVLLIRYFTGIVSESIIMMLAISIVLILFGLPAGTAFFIGLIMGILNVIPYIGPLIGGGLSLLIGLISPVAGISHTGMLFIIGGTILVCKGFDDFVLQPTLYSNRVKAHPLEIFLVILIAGSVAGVLGMLLAIPAYNVIRVFAKEFFNNFRLVQKLTEKI
- a CDS encoding replication-associated recombination protein A, with amino-acid sequence MQNHIPLAERLRPRTLEEYIGQSHLVGPDGVFRRFLETGNVPSFILWGPPGVGKTTLAKLVAGTLDRPFYTLSAVTSGVKEVREVIEQARKQRFFNAAPPFLFIDEIHRFNKSQQDSLLGAVEQGVVTLIGATTENPSFEVISPLLSRCQVYVLKAQEDADLRILLDRALHQDTELKQRNIRVEETAALFTFAGGDARKLLNILDILTGATEGDVVINDRNVTECLQQNIALYDKNGEQHYDVISAFIKSVRGSDPNAAVYYLARMLAGGEDPKFIARRLVILAAEDIGLANPNALLLANACFDTVHKIGMPEARIPLSEATIYLATSPKSNSAYAAIGAALDFVNRDTTNRPVPLHIRNAPTKLMKNLGYGADYKYAHDYEGNFADQEFMPEGMSGRRFYMPGDNTHERTIAERIRNLWKGKY
- a CDS encoding metallophosphoesterase family protein codes for the protein MKKIGLISDTHGCFDGKLRGFLAETDEIWHAGDIGTIELSDEIAAFKPLRAVRGNADGGTVRIAWPEFDLFDCEGFRVLMTHIGGYPGRYDRRAWARIAADRPSIFVAGHSHILKVQFDKKNDLLYLNPGAAGCYGFHHVRTALRFEIDGTDIRNLEVGEWPR
- a CDS encoding ATP-dependent Clp protease ATP-binding subunit; this encodes MQIRHSKALEQLLAQSLAEARRMGLEQICPDRIFLGMAGERNCHAFHILQKLLKEWELHQVKTRVERDLAKTVLKSRKKNDETTSAAALCERMETVYNRLTPHAGVLNTGHLLVALLEDRSLPSTRALESYHVSPEAVTEYLVQLPAEEDFYEDLRALERMSNTQIEIRNFEGIHPPGEEDGYYESESTGTSPRKSGRRSSRTDSVLEKHATNLTRAAADGEIDPVVGREQEIERLIQILGRRKKNNPILIGEAGVGKSAIVEGLALRIARREVPHSLRGKTLYSLDVTSLVAGTKYRGQFEERIQALLSELTQNRDIILFIDEIHTIVGAGSTQGSLDTANILKPALARGELQCIGATTLDEYRESIESDSALERRFQKILVEPTTKAQTLEILRNIKPHYEKHHYVHYTEEALRACVELTERYITDRQFPDKAIDVLDEAGSKAHIFQVKEPALLGELESRIEEAGRRKREAIERQEYEQAAEIRIREVALKNRLTESRAGWQRELAMNPVVVRGEHIEQVITSMTGIPVEKVSQGEQARLRDMERHLGNIVIGQESAVEKVTRSILRSRSGLKDPDKPIGVFMFVGPTGVGKTHLAKELSRWLFDRKEALVRVDMSEYSEKHNVSRLIGSPPGYVGYNEGGQLTESVRRQPYAVVLFDEIEKAHPDVFNIMLQIFDDGQLTDGLGRKVDFRNTIIIMTSNVGSRAVTRSSNVVGYNTGNKCTIELTNREAGYRKALEETFAPEFINRIDDIVIFNTLSQEDVGRIVDLELAELNDRVTALGYRLEITPEAKARLAEMGYQARYGVRSLKRTILEQVEEPLAQKIVDGEIGRGDVIEIGCADSAIELLKKAV
- a CDS encoding MATE family efflux transporter — its product is MPNFFDRYRDQYRRNLALAIPVVLSQAGQVVVQLVDNAMVGRLGALPLAAVSFGGSVFFMLMIVGVGISLGLTPLVGVSFSQRDHRSSAVYLQNAVLLYGILSLVLFGLSQAIVPFMHRMGQPPEVVEMAIPYFNYIAWSLIPLLLFLAFKQFLEGVGNTRVAMTIIISSNLVNIVFNYLFIYGKFGFPEMGAAGAGLATLISRIITPVWVILYFRRKASFNRYFTFFRWGNFAWKRIRALLTMGIPISMQMFMEGSAFVLTGIMMGWIGTYQIAGHQITTVISNLAFMIVLGIGAATTIRVSHEYGQGNPVALKLAATASYHIGLAWNVFTALVFILLRNYIPLLFTSDPEVVKVASTLLLFAAMFQISDGLQVISIGILRGLQDVKITTVIAFFSYIVINLPAGYFFAFVLGLGAPGLWMGLILGLSVAAVLLIQRFRRQYARLVARTPAEGARK